The Dyella sp. 2HG41-7 sequence ACGGCCAACGAAAGCCCGATCGTGAGATAGGCCATGAACGTAAACGCGACCGTGCTGAGGATCGACAGCAACACGCCGGACTGGCGACCTTCGACGGTCGCGACGGAACGGGAGGCATCAGCCATAAAGCAGGGGATCTGACGGGGAAGCAGAATGACGACGCATTATACGCCGTCATGGTGCGATGCGTCATTGATGTGCGACGACGCTGCAAATCCCGGGATTTTTTCGTCCGTGCCCCGAAATTTTCGACGCTAGGCCGCCGCTTTCTCCAGTACGGACAGGTCGATCTTTTTCATGCTCAATACGGCTTTCATGACGCGTTGCGCCTTGGTTGCGTCGCCAGCGGTTAGCAGTTCGATCAATTGCGCAGGCACGATTTGCCAACTGAGTCCGTAACGGTCTTGCAGCCAACCGCATTGTTGGAAAGACGGATCGCCGTCTTTCGATAGTGCGTTCCAGTAGTGATCGATCTCCGCTTGATCGCGACAATTCACCACCAGCGATACCGCAGGCGTGAAATGAAAAGCGGGGCCGCCATTGAGTGCGGTGAATGCGTGTCCATCCAATTCGAACGCGACGGTCATCACCGAGCCGGCCGGTCGATGCGCGGCGTTGGCCGATTCGTTGTCGTATCGCGTTGTGGCGAGGATACGCGCGTTTTCGAAGATCGACACATAGCGATGCGCCGCTTCTTCCGCCTCGTCGTTGAACCACAGAAACGGCGTAATGCGCTGGAATCGCGTGTTCATGGATACCTCCGGTTCGCCATGAGGGGAAGCCTTGCTGATACGACGAGCGAGGCGGTGCGAAATCGACATAGTGCAACGCGGCGCTCGACTCGGGTGTTGTCCGCGCTGGCTATCGTTGTCAGTCATGTCTGTAAGTTTTTGCGTCGCTGTGTCTGGCTTATCTGTGTCGCGTTTTATCCGCACGACGTGCTTCGGGGCATTCGAGTCCGTTGCATTTGACTGTGCGTGGGCGCGTTCCAAGTGTTGCGTTGCAACGGAAAAGGCCATGTTTTAAGCCGTTCTGTAGGGTTTTATGTGCATGCGATGTGAATGCATGTCGCGCAGACATGACAATTTTTCCTTTGCGATACGAATCACGTTCTGGCGTGGGCAAATCGGCCAAATCGACTGGACAACGTTGTCATAACAGGCCGATACTCGCGCCACTTTGCAACGCCATGACAGGCGATGTTCGCGAAGGAGTGCTCGAAAAACCTCGGCAAGCCATTTCAAGTCGAGGGAGCGGGGAAATGCTGTCGCGGGCCGAACGGGGTACGACGCGCGACAGATATGCAGGTGTGCTGCGCGTAGCGGTACATACGTGCGCGGCACAACTAAACGATGCAAACCATTACACGCAGTTTGGATGCATGGATGCGTAATGGCGTTCGTCCCGCCCGGCTGCCGGAATTGCAGCCTGACGAAAGCCGATGTTTCTCAACTGTTGCGGTTCAGTCCAACTCTGGAGACATTCCTATGCATGTGAAGTCACTGACCTTTAGTTCGTTGAGCACGGCGATTTTTGCTGCGCTTTCCACCACGGCGCTTACGGTAGCGCCCGTGCAAACCGTGCATGCGCAATCAAGCTGCGCGGCCGCGTGGGTATCGACGAACGTGTACACCGCCGGTAATGAAGTGAGCGAAAGCGGCGTCAATTACGTTGCGAATTTCTGGACGCAGGGCAACGATCCAGCCACCAGCAACGGCGGCGCCGGAAGCGGCCAACCCTGGACATCGCAAGGCGCTTGCGGCGGTTCGCCGACGCCGACACCCACACCAACGCCGACACCGTCCGGTTGCGATGCGGCTTGGAATTCGTCGACCGCATACAACGGCGGCGCGTTGGTGAGCGAAAACAGCATCAACTACAAAGCGAATTTCTGGACGGAAGGTAACGATCCTGCGACCAATAACGGTCCTGCCGGCAGTGGTGCGCCGTGGACATCATTGGGTTCGTGCAGTGGCTCGCCCACACCAACGCCCACGCCGACTCCAACCCCAACCCCGACGCCGACGCCGACACCCACCCCGACGCCGACACCCACTCCAACCCCGACACCCACTCCTACGGGCTTTATCTTCAGCCCGTACAAGGACATGAGCATCAACATGAACTGGAACACGTACGCCATGTCGACGGACGTGACGGGTACGCTGATTCCCGTGGCCGGCAGCGGCAGTCTTTATTCGACGCAAGAGCCGAATCTTCCCGCCATCACGCTGGCGTTCGCCACGGGCGAATGCGGAAGCGAAAGTTGGGCAGGCGTTACGCCGTCGGAATTCATCAGCGCCAATATCACGCCAGGCGCGGCGAATTCGCTTGCGAGTGCGGGTTTGAAATACATCGTGTCCACGGGCGGCGAGGCTGGCGTGTTCACGTGCGGATCGGCCTCCGCGTTCCAAAGCTTTATCGCGAAGTACTACACCGCGCAAATGGTGGGCGTCGACTTCGACATCGAAGGCGGGCAAACGCAAGCCGAAGTGCAGCAGCTCGTCGCCGACGTGGCTGCAGCGCAATCGCAGTATCCGAACCTGCGGTTCTCGTTCACGCTAGCGACCTTGGGTGCGTCGGACGGCAGCTACGGCGGCATCAATCAGTTGGGTCAATGGGTGGTGCAAGCGATTAAGTCGTCCAGCCCCGCGCTCAACAACTACACCATCAATCTGATGACGATGGACTTCGGCGGTACCAGTTCCGCCAATTGCGTAGTGGTGAACGGCGCCTGCGAGATGGGCCAGTCCGCGGTGCAAGCGGCGGTGAATCTGGAGCACAGCTACGGCATTCCCGCCAGCCACATCGAACTGACGCCGATGATTGGGCAAAACGACAGCGCCAGCGAAGTCACCACGCTGGCGGATATCGACACGATCACCAACTATGCCACGGCCAACGGGTTGGCTGGCGTGCACTTCTGGTCGTTGGATCGCGACACGCCGTGCGCCGCGGGCGGAGCGTCGGCGACCTGCAACTCGTATCCGAGTGCGGGCGTGTTGGCCTTTACCAACGAGATCTTAAAAGACATCGGCAAGTAGCAGCGTAGGAGCAGGGGATTCGCAGCGGATCGGGAGGCATGCCCGATCCGCTGCGGATGAGAGGGGCGGGCCACCGGCACGACGTGCCGGTGGCTTTTTCTTGGGTTGTGTTCAGCGCTTCAGTAGATGCTTTTCGCCGTGGCCCAAGCAGACAAACAGGGGTTTGCTCTCCTGGCGCGACGCTATAGAAGTCAGTCGCTTACAGACATAAAACTGAACAGTAGTGTCGCGACGGTATGCCATTGACGAAACTACTTTCGACTTAACACTTTGCAACGAAAGAACTTTTTGTGGACAGCGTGCGGACATCTGTGTAAGTTGCGTCAACTTACGACAGGCTGACGTCGATAATTTTCTACGTCGGCCTGGCGCGATGCACAGTCAGTGGTTAATAAGAAAGCAGGGGGCGCCGCCGCTCATGCAACGTACGTTTGTTATCGGGTGTCCGCGCTCCGGCACCACCCTCGTGCAGGCCATGCTGGCCCGGCATCCTCAAGTTTTCACTCTTCCCGAAACCGGTTTTTTTCCGCGCCTCCTCGGTGGCATCGACTACCGGTACGGTGACGAAGGCGCGTCGACGCGCCGTCACAATCTGGCCCGTCGTCTTGGGTTGGCGCGTCGTTACGGGCGCCGCGAATTCGTGGAACTGCAGCGTTCGTTGTCCGGCGCCAACGTCACGCGCGCACCTTGGTTTTTGGATACATGCATCAAGCGTTTCATTGGCATGCTGGATGATCTGACCGAGCGCGCCGGGCGCGACACGTGGATCGAAAAGACGCCGCATCATCTTCTTTATCTGCCTGAGATCGAGCGACATCTTCCCAATGCGCGCTTCATTCACGTGATTCGCCCGGGGATGGATGTGCTCGCTTCGATCATGGATGCGCATCTGCGTTACGACAACAACTCCTTCAACGGCGGATTGAAGTTGTGGGCGAGGCGCTGGAATCGTGCAGTGGAAATCCATCGTTCGCGCATTGGCGTGCGGCATCATCACTTCGTTTTTCTGGAAGATCTCGTCCGCGAACCGGTGGAAGAATGGCATCGGATATGCGCGTTTCTGTCTTTGCCTGCCGAAGTCGAAATGGATCGCGCGTGTCGCCAACACATCGCCGATCTCAAAGCGGAACCTTGGAAGCAAGGTGCGCTTAGCGGTTTGCCGCACCAGGCGGATAGCAAGGCGGAGGCGTTATTTGGCCCGCAGTTGCGTGAATGGCTGCGCGAGCAATTGAGCTCCTACGAGGAGCTCTACGCGGCGAGCAGCCTTGCCTATGATCGCGATGACGGCTTCGGCGCACCGACTTTTGCGCATCCCGCAAAGCGTGTGGAAGAGGGTGCCGCAACGTTTGGCGAT is a genomic window containing:
- a CDS encoding VOC family protein, producing the protein MNTRFQRITPFLWFNDEAEEAAHRYVSIFENARILATTRYDNESANAAHRPAGSVMTVAFELDGHAFTALNGGPAFHFTPAVSLVVNCRDQAEIDHYWNALSKDGDPSFQQCGWLQDRYGLSWQIVPAQLIELLTAGDATKAQRVMKAVLSMKKIDLSVLEKAAA
- a CDS encoding carbohydrate-binding protein — protein: MHVKSLTFSSLSTAIFAALSTTALTVAPVQTVHAQSSCAAAWVSTNVYTAGNEVSESGVNYVANFWTQGNDPATSNGGAGSGQPWTSQGACGGSPTPTPTPTPTPSGCDAAWNSSTAYNGGALVSENSINYKANFWTEGNDPATNNGPAGSGAPWTSLGSCSGSPTPTPTPTPTPTPTPTPTPTPTPTPTPTPTPTPTGFIFSPYKDMSINMNWNTYAMSTDVTGTLIPVAGSGSLYSTQEPNLPAITLAFATGECGSESWAGVTPSEFISANITPGAANSLASAGLKYIVSTGGEAGVFTCGSASAFQSFIAKYYTAQMVGVDFDIEGGQTQAEVQQLVADVAAAQSQYPNLRFSFTLATLGASDGSYGGINQLGQWVVQAIKSSSPALNNYTINLMTMDFGGTSSANCVVVNGACEMGQSAVQAAVNLEHSYGIPASHIELTPMIGQNDSASEVTTLADIDTITNYATANGLAGVHFWSLDRDTPCAAGGASATCNSYPSAGVLAFTNEILKDIGK
- a CDS encoding sulfotransferase — its product is MQRTFVIGCPRSGTTLVQAMLARHPQVFTLPETGFFPRLLGGIDYRYGDEGASTRRHNLARRLGLARRYGRREFVELQRSLSGANVTRAPWFLDTCIKRFIGMLDDLTERAGRDTWIEKTPHHLLYLPEIERHLPNARFIHVIRPGMDVLASIMDAHLRYDNNSFNGGLKLWARRWNRAVEIHRSRIGVRHHHFVFLEDLVREPVEEWHRICAFLSLPAEVEMDRACRQHIADLKAEPWKQGALSGLPHQADSKAEALFGPQLREWLREQLSSYEELYAASSLAYDRDDGFGAPTFAHPAKRVEEGAATFGDVRAQAGKTRFRVA